From Acidobacteriota bacterium, a single genomic window includes:
- a CDS encoding XRE family transcriptional regulator, with amino-acid sequence MSALRNYKIAGFSVERLMTFLTALDQDVRIVISRKPRSRRSARISVVAA; translated from the coding sequence GTGTCGGCCCTTCGGAACTACAAGATCGCCGGCTTCTCGGTCGAACGGCTGATGACCTTCCTGACCGCGCTCGACCAGGACGTGAGGATCGTGATCAGCCGGAAGCCCCGCTCCCGGCGTTCAGCTCGCATCAGCGTGGTGGCGGCCTGA
- the hutU gene encoding urocanate hydratase: MNSSSARPVRAPRGTVLSCKGWQQEAALRMLMNNLDPEVAEDPDRLIVYGGTGRAARSWDAFDAIVASLRALGHDETLLVQSGKPVGVFRTHPGAPRVLIANSLLVPAWATFENFRDLEDRGLTMYGQMTAGSWIYIGTQGILQGTYETLAEVARQRFNGTLTGRVFVSAGLGGMGGAQPLAATMNGGAALVVEVDPHRIERRLATRYVDEATDSLDAALATVTRWQRDGTARSIALCANAADVLPALVARGFVPDVLTDQTSAHDALNGYVPNGMSLADAESLRRSAPRDYIERSVAAMAAHVRAMLDLKKRGAITFDYGNNIRAQAVKGGVTNAFDIPGFVPEYIRPLFCEGKGPFRWAALSGDPADIAATDEAALEMFADNAALCRWVKLAGERVAFQGLPARIFWLGYGERARFGLKINELVRNGRIKAPIVIGRDHLDAGSVASPNRETEGMRDGSDAIADWPVLNALLNTAAGATWVSVHHGGGVGIGYSLHAGMVIVADGTRDADERLERVLTCDPGTGVARHADAGYPKAIETAIARGVHIPMLPR, translated from the coding sequence ATGAACTCATCGTCTGCTCGTCCGGTGCGCGCCCCCCGCGGAACGGTCCTGTCTTGCAAGGGATGGCAGCAGGAAGCCGCCTTGCGGATGCTGATGAACAACCTCGATCCCGAGGTCGCCGAGGACCCCGACCGCCTGATCGTGTATGGCGGCACAGGCCGGGCTGCGCGCAGCTGGGACGCGTTTGACGCGATCGTGGCATCGTTGCGAGCGCTTGGCCACGACGAGACCCTGCTCGTGCAGTCAGGGAAGCCGGTTGGCGTGTTCCGCACCCACCCTGGCGCGCCGCGCGTGCTCATCGCCAACTCGCTGCTCGTGCCGGCCTGGGCCACCTTCGAGAACTTCCGCGATCTCGAGGATCGCGGGTTGACGATGTACGGGCAGATGACGGCGGGCAGCTGGATCTACATCGGCACGCAGGGCATCCTGCAGGGCACGTACGAGACACTGGCCGAAGTCGCGCGTCAGCGCTTCAATGGCACGCTGACGGGGCGGGTGTTCGTGTCGGCTGGCCTCGGCGGGATGGGCGGCGCCCAGCCGCTCGCGGCGACGATGAACGGCGGCGCGGCGCTGGTCGTCGAAGTCGATCCGCACCGGATCGAGCGCCGGCTGGCGACCCGTTACGTAGACGAGGCCACCGACAGCCTCGATGCCGCGCTGGCCACGGTGACGCGCTGGCAACGTGACGGCACGGCGCGATCAATCGCGTTGTGTGCCAACGCGGCCGACGTCCTGCCGGCACTGGTTGCCCGGGGGTTCGTGCCCGATGTCTTGACCGATCAGACCTCCGCGCACGACGCACTCAATGGCTACGTGCCGAATGGCATGAGCCTGGCCGACGCCGAGTCGCTGCGGCGCAGTGCACCTCGGGACTACATCGAGCGATCGGTGGCCGCCATGGCCGCGCACGTCCGCGCGATGCTGGACCTGAAGAAGCGTGGCGCGATCACCTTCGACTACGGCAACAACATCCGCGCCCAGGCGGTCAAAGGCGGCGTGACCAACGCGTTCGACATCCCGGGCTTTGTCCCCGAGTACATCCGGCCGCTGTTCTGCGAAGGCAAGGGGCCGTTCCGCTGGGCGGCGCTCTCGGGCGACCCAGCCGACATCGCGGCCACCGATGAGGCCGCACTCGAGATGTTTGCCGACAACGCGGCGCTCTGCCGATGGGTCAAGTTGGCCGGCGAACGCGTGGCCTTCCAGGGCCTGCCCGCCCGAATCTTCTGGCTCGGCTACGGAGAACGCGCGCGCTTCGGCCTCAAGATCAACGAACTGGTTCGCAACGGCCGCATCAAGGCGCCCATCGTCATCGGACGGGATCACCTGGATGCCGGCTCGGTGGCCTCGCCCAACCGGGAGACGGAGGGCATGCGGGACGGCAGCGACGCGATTGCTGACTGGCCCGTGTTGAACGCGCTGCTGAATACGGCGGCTGGGGCGACCTGGGTGTCGGTTCATCACGGAGGCGGCGTCGGCATCGGCTACTCGCTCCACGCCGGCATGGTGATCGTCGCCGATGGCACGCGCGACGCCGACGAGCGGCTCGAACGCGTCCTGACGTGCGATCCGGGGACCGGCGTGGCGCGTCACGCCGATGCCGGCTATCCGAAGGCGATCGAAACGGCCATCGCGCGCGGCGTGCACATCCCGATGCTGCCACGATGA
- a CDS encoding adenylosuccinate synthase: MNIAVVGAQWGDEGKGKVVDLLAPRFSIVARYQGGHNAGHTVHVGGKRFVLRLIPSGILNPGVACVIGNGLVVDLKALFDEVEELRQAAISVDGRLFVSDRAHVILPFHRDLDKLNEASLGSRKIGTTSRGIGPAYEAKVARRGLRTCDLADAEFVEEHIRQGLDTLNLMNEDAHYDWRELVASTLALGERLQPMLTDVSVLLADAMKAGQSILFEGAQGTMLDVDHGTYPYVTSSSSTAGGACTGLGIGPGTIGAVIGIAKAYTTRVGEGPFPSELHDDSGAALREKGQEFGAVTGRPRRCGWFDAVVVRHAVRVNGLGGLALTKLDVLDGLDKVEICVGYRIDDTAVTEFPADLRRVQRAVPVLETMPGWKTPTAGVRDFAALPAEAKAYVARLEALTGVRVLLVSTGAAREDTLITDDPRAIEWFGTRPASQG; encoded by the coding sequence ATGAATATCGCCGTAGTCGGGGCGCAATGGGGTGACGAAGGCAAGGGGAAGGTCGTCGACCTGCTGGCACCGCGGTTCTCGATCGTCGCCCGGTACCAGGGAGGCCACAACGCCGGGCACACCGTGCACGTGGGTGGCAAGCGATTCGTGCTTCGGCTGATCCCGTCCGGCATCTTGAATCCCGGCGTGGCCTGCGTCATTGGCAACGGGCTCGTGGTGGATCTGAAGGCCTTGTTTGATGAGGTTGAGGAACTGCGGCAGGCGGCGATCTCGGTGGACGGCCGGCTGTTTGTGAGTGACCGCGCGCACGTGATTCTGCCGTTCCATCGCGACCTCGACAAACTCAACGAAGCCAGCCTGGGGAGCCGGAAGATCGGTACGACCTCGCGGGGGATCGGGCCTGCCTACGAAGCCAAGGTCGCCCGCCGCGGACTTCGTACCTGCGATCTCGCCGATGCGGAATTCGTTGAGGAGCACATCCGCCAGGGGCTCGACACGCTGAATCTGATGAACGAGGACGCTCACTACGATTGGCGCGAGCTGGTGGCCAGTACACTGGCGCTCGGCGAGCGCCTCCAGCCGATGCTCACCGATGTGTCGGTGCTGCTGGCCGACGCGATGAAGGCGGGGCAGTCGATCCTGTTCGAAGGGGCGCAAGGCACGATGCTCGATGTGGACCATGGCACGTATCCCTACGTCACCTCTTCGAGCTCGACGGCTGGAGGGGCGTGCACCGGCCTCGGCATTGGGCCCGGGACGATTGGGGCCGTGATCGGCATTGCGAAGGCGTACACCACGCGGGTGGGAGAGGGGCCGTTCCCAAGCGAACTACACGACGACTCCGGAGCGGCCCTGCGCGAGAAGGGTCAGGAATTCGGCGCCGTGACCGGCAGGCCACGCCGCTGTGGCTGGTTCGACGCCGTCGTCGTGCGTCACGCGGTGCGAGTGAATGGGCTCGGTGGGCTCGCCCTGACGAAACTCGATGTGCTCGACGGGCTCGACAAGGTGGAGATCTGTGTCGGCTACCGGATTGACGACACGGCGGTAACGGAGTTTCCTGCCGATCTTCGCCGCGTGCAGCGTGCGGTGCCCGTGCTTGAAACGATGCCGGGCTGGAAGACGCCAACGGCAGGTGTGCGCGACTTCGCCGCGCTGCCCGCCGAGGCCAAGGCCTATGTGGCCCGCCTCGAGGCGCTGACCGGTGTGCGGGTGTTACTCGTGTCGACCGGCGCCGCGCGCGAGGACACCCTCATTACGGACGATCCGCGGGCGATCGAGTGGTTTGGGACTCGTCCTGCCTCGCAGGGCTAA
- the rnc gene encoding ribonuclease III: MAEPVVVFVTPSDIEASVVRSLLDAHGIHAAIQSDVPNVVLPLNRDALGTVRVSVRAEDATQAQRLIADYRSTEPDGQTVRLRDEFEKLSAVLGHRFRDPGLLEHALTHRSRANEDVTGGVLDNESLEFLGDAALGFVIAAMLFERYPDRDEGQKSKMKAALVSTTMLARLAERLRLGDHLLLGRGEEKTGGRRKQALLADTYEAVIAALYLDGGLDAARTFIVREFDDIMRESAVDGGMGDDHKSVLQEFLQSRGDPLPEYVVVAESGPAHRRVFLIELRVRGEVIAVAEGRTKKDAEQEAARLGRQSLSD; encoded by the coding sequence ATGGCTGAACCGGTCGTGGTCTTCGTCACGCCGTCGGACATTGAAGCCAGCGTGGTCAGAAGCCTGCTCGATGCCCACGGCATACACGCCGCGATTCAATCTGACGTGCCCAATGTGGTGTTGCCGCTCAACCGGGACGCGCTCGGCACGGTCCGCGTGTCGGTTCGCGCCGAGGACGCAACCCAGGCGCAACGTCTGATCGCCGACTACCGGAGCACCGAGCCCGATGGGCAGACGGTTCGCCTGCGGGACGAATTCGAGAAGTTGTCGGCCGTCCTCGGGCACCGATTTCGCGATCCCGGCCTGCTGGAGCACGCGCTGACGCACCGGTCGCGCGCCAATGAGGATGTGACCGGCGGCGTCCTGGACAACGAGTCGCTCGAGTTTCTGGGAGACGCCGCGCTGGGCTTTGTGATCGCGGCCATGCTGTTCGAGCGATATCCCGACCGCGACGAGGGCCAGAAATCGAAGATGAAGGCGGCGCTCGTGTCCACGACGATGCTGGCGCGTCTGGCGGAGCGGCTGCGGTTGGGCGACCATCTGCTGCTGGGCAGGGGTGAGGAGAAGACAGGCGGCCGTCGCAAGCAGGCCCTGCTGGCCGACACGTACGAGGCGGTCATCGCGGCGCTGTACCTGGATGGCGGGCTTGACGCGGCACGCACCTTCATCGTCCGCGAGTTCGACGACATCATGCGCGAATCCGCTGTGGATGGTGGCATGGGCGACGATCACAAGTCGGTGCTGCAGGAGTTTTTGCAGTCGCGTGGCGACCCGCTCCCCGAATACGTCGTCGTCGCCGAGAGTGGGCCGGCCCACCGGCGGGTCTTCCTGATTGAACTTCGCGTGCGCGGCGAGGTGATTGCCGTGGCCGAAGGCCGCACGAAGAAGGACGCTGAGCAGGAAGCGGCCCGCCTCGGACGTCAGTCACTGTCGGACTAG
- a CDS encoding alpha/beta hydrolase, which yields MCSYDRAGYGWSGPAIEPRTSLQIARELKALLNMAGEKGPYVLVGHSFGGFNIRVVAGQQGFKSAGHK from the coding sequence GTGTGCTCCTACGACCGCGCCGGCTACGGGTGGAGCGGGCCCGCGATCGAGCCGCGCACGAGCTTACAGATCGCCAGGGAATTGAAGGCGCTACTGAACATGGCGGGGGAGAAGGGGCCTTATGTTCTGGTCGGGCACTCCTTTGGTGGATTCAACATCCGCGTGGTTGCCGGCCAGCAAGGGTTCAAATCCGCTGGCCACAAATGA
- a CDS encoding GntR family transcriptional regulator, producing MQLIINPSDELPLYRQIMRQIMDAIAGGRVTSGEKLASHRDLSEQLVIAPLTVKKAYDELEALGFIETQRGRGTFVCARRPQADRSVQLEQIQQASRKLLSQAYLAGLSLREVVKALKEADRELTQGPQAQQRRETP from the coding sequence ATGCAGTTGATTATCAACCCCTCCGATGAGCTCCCCCTTTACCGCCAGATCATGCGGCAAATCATGGATGCCATCGCCGGCGGAAGGGTCACGAGCGGCGAGAAACTGGCTTCGCACCGCGATCTGAGCGAGCAACTCGTCATCGCCCCGCTCACCGTGAAGAAGGCCTACGACGAACTCGAAGCGCTCGGCTTCATCGAGACGCAGCGCGGTCGAGGCACCTTCGTATGTGCCAGACGACCGCAAGCCGACCGCAGCGTTCAGCTCGAACAAATCCAGCAGGCCTCGCGAAAACTTCTCTCGCAAGCCTACCTGGCGGGACTCAGTCTTCGGGAAGTGGTGAAGGCGCTCAAAGAGGCCGACCGCGAACTCACCCAAGGTCCGCAGGCGCAACAAAGAAGGGAAACACCATGA
- a CDS encoding sigma-70 family RNA polymerase sigma factor, protein MAVTRGSWFGAKSGPPGGDLVGDSSRHPIPAVDRTKPGSSEEARRVKALVLAGEMDKAHEAFADLVAAQQRQASRLALYLLRDVSDADEAVQDAFVKVFTHITSYREDLSFEAWFTRILANTCRDRKKARRRRERWELSGIDDHPEYGSRVERAVSNAPTPEDLVLGAEKRRMVMQAIDALPERQRTVLLLCHAEGQSPREVGALTGLNESTVRVHLFRALRKLRAALEASRVRR, encoded by the coding sequence GTGGCTGTCACACGGGGGTCTTGGTTCGGCGCGAAGTCGGGGCCTCCAGGCGGCGACCTGGTTGGAGATTCGTCTCGCCACCCGATCCCCGCGGTCGATCGGACCAAGCCGGGCAGTTCGGAAGAAGCCCGTCGGGTCAAGGCCCTGGTTCTGGCGGGCGAGATGGACAAGGCCCACGAGGCCTTTGCCGATCTGGTGGCCGCCCAGCAGCGGCAGGCGTCCAGGCTGGCGTTGTACCTGTTGAGGGACGTCTCGGATGCCGATGAAGCTGTACAGGACGCCTTCGTCAAGGTCTTCACGCATATCACGTCGTATCGCGAAGACCTGTCATTCGAGGCGTGGTTCACGCGCATCCTGGCCAACACCTGCCGGGATCGGAAGAAGGCGCGGCGGCGGCGCGAGCGGTGGGAACTGAGCGGGATTGACGATCATCCCGAATACGGCTCGCGCGTAGAGCGGGCTGTGTCGAATGCGCCGACGCCGGAAGACCTGGTACTTGGTGCGGAGAAGCGGCGAATGGTGATGCAGGCGATCGACGCCCTCCCCGAACGCCAGCGGACGGTGCTCCTGCTGTGCCACGCCGAAGGCCAGTCGCCGCGGGAAGTGGGAGCTTTGACGGGGCTCAATGAATCGACGGTGCGAGTTCATCTCTTTCGAGCGCTGCGCAAGTTGAGGGCGGCGCTGGAGGCAAGCCGTGTTCGCCGCTAA
- a CDS encoding ABC transporter ATP-binding protein, producing the protein MTPILEFRDIERSFKKGVPILNGVTFTVSTGEVVCLLGRNGAGKTTLIRLAMGMLFPHAGSVRVFGASPTADPVAVKKRIGYVAEEQVLPTRSSIAELIALHRYLFPGWDEDLERELVNRFRLAVRAKIGQLSKGEARQVALLCAVCHRPELLILDEPAGGLDPAARREFLETSIQLLNREGTAILFSSHYMNDVERLGGRVVLLDEGKVWLDRELDNLHEGYCIALIPNDSIPDAAALERLPCCIRVRPVLSEWHAVFEGTPEAVERQLNESLGLGGIRCVRVPLEELFVELVGRHRLPEAS; encoded by the coding sequence ATGACGCCCATTTTGGAGTTCCGCGATATCGAGAGGTCCTTCAAGAAAGGGGTACCGATCCTGAACGGCGTGACGTTCACCGTGTCCACAGGCGAAGTCGTGTGCCTCTTGGGCCGCAACGGCGCGGGCAAAACCACGCTGATCCGTCTTGCCATGGGCATGCTCTTTCCCCATGCCGGCTCGGTGCGGGTATTCGGCGCTTCTCCGACCGCCGACCCTGTCGCCGTGAAAAAGCGCATCGGCTACGTGGCTGAAGAGCAGGTGCTTCCCACGCGATCGTCCATCGCCGAGTTGATCGCGCTGCACCGTTACCTGTTCCCCGGTTGGGACGAGGACCTGGAACGCGAACTCGTGAATCGGTTCCGTTTGGCCGTCCGCGCCAAGATCGGTCAGCTTAGCAAGGGCGAAGCGCGCCAGGTTGCGCTGCTCTGTGCGGTATGCCACCGACCCGAACTCCTGATTCTCGATGAACCGGCCGGTGGACTCGATCCCGCCGCGCGCCGCGAATTCCTGGAAACCTCCATTCAATTGCTGAACCGCGAAGGCACGGCGATCCTCTTCTCCTCGCATTATATGAACGACGTGGAACGTCTGGGCGGTCGGGTCGTCCTGCTCGACGAGGGCAAAGTCTGGCTCGACCGCGAGTTGGACAACCTCCATGAGGGCTATTGCATCGCCCTGATCCCGAACGATTCGATCCCCGATGCCGCAGCGTTGGAACGCTTGCCCTGCTGTATTCGCGTGCGGCCCGTCCTCTCTGAGTGGCACGCGGTCTTTGAGGGCACACCCGAGGCGGTTGAACGGCAATTGAACGAATCGCTCGGCCTCGGCGGCATCCGCTGCGTGCGCGTCCCACTCGAGGAGTTGTTCGTCGAACTCGTGGGCCGTCACCGCCTGCCGGAGGCATCATGA
- a CDS encoding SpoIIE family protein phosphatase: MAPPSAPVQSPLGPPPTRLGAVRAFFLTSIAGYLVAIGASVKLIVVALAAAGVPTSGGLQVLSSLGGLALATGAGVILYKLAQVARRHLLWRVRRKLIVSYLLIGFVPAVLIVVFFVLAGWLLFTNVSSYLVRSSLAELGSKTSIVATSAAIELERASDAAEAEAILERRQASSQLVLPGVSLAVVPIDPKRCGDQNVPRSPLTAVMRSTPIKVGDWEHIEPPEQLPTWIPCEGFADALAYKDEGSASATDTEAQLVIRAVAISQRSAGYAVVVDLPVSETIKTRMEESTGIAVGSASLVDPANSALQGRSRASARRVAARAAGPGETTLIPSVALLDVYDWPSGKAQRLSLNIGMNVRGIYHRLSVTQASIGKPAPGDLLIIALLIVSALFLIIEVGAAVTGMALARSITGSVHELFAGTERVRQGDFGHRIAVRARDQLGELADSFNLMTASIEDLLRQSAEKKRLEEEMRLARESQMSLLPRGPLEIPGMRVAAVCVPAREVGGDYYDVLPLPDGRVGMLIADVSGKGMSAALYMAELKGLILSLSQIHQSPRELLIAANRLISEHLDSRSFITMTYAVIDPAARTMTYARAGHTPLMYLPNSASTDGRARILVPDGMVLGLRLDNGERFTSLLEEATLSLDSGDLLVFFTDGISEAMNDQAECFGEPRLGQLIEEHAHLSVEELRERILREIEAFVGGAPQHDDMTLILIEVDGDQQIEQVHG; encoded by the coding sequence ATGGCACCGCCGTCAGCACCCGTCCAATCGCCATTAGGGCCGCCACCGACCAGGCTCGGCGCGGTCCGGGCATTCTTCCTGACGAGCATCGCCGGGTACCTCGTCGCCATCGGCGCCAGCGTCAAACTCATCGTCGTCGCCCTGGCCGCCGCGGGCGTCCCAACCTCTGGCGGTCTCCAGGTCCTGAGCAGCCTGGGCGGACTCGCGCTCGCGACCGGCGCCGGAGTCATCCTCTACAAACTCGCCCAGGTGGCCCGGCGTCACCTGCTCTGGCGCGTGCGCCGCAAGTTGATTGTCTCGTATCTGCTCATCGGGTTCGTGCCGGCGGTCTTGATTGTCGTCTTCTTCGTGCTGGCCGGCTGGCTACTGTTCACGAACGTCAGCTCGTACCTGGTGCGTTCGTCGCTGGCTGAACTCGGAAGCAAGACCTCCATCGTCGCCACCAGCGCGGCCATCGAACTTGAGCGCGCGTCGGACGCGGCCGAGGCTGAGGCCATCCTGGAGCGTCGTCAGGCGTCAAGCCAACTGGTCCTGCCCGGCGTATCGCTCGCGGTCGTGCCTATCGATCCAAAACGGTGCGGCGACCAGAACGTTCCGCGATCGCCCCTGACCGCTGTGATGCGATCCACGCCCATCAAGGTCGGCGACTGGGAGCACATCGAGCCTCCAGAGCAACTGCCAACCTGGATTCCGTGTGAGGGGTTCGCGGACGCGCTGGCGTACAAAGACGAGGGATCGGCAAGCGCCACCGATACAGAGGCGCAACTCGTCATCCGTGCCGTGGCCATATCCCAGCGATCAGCCGGGTACGCGGTCGTCGTCGATCTGCCGGTGTCGGAGACTATCAAGACGCGGATGGAGGAATCGACCGGCATCGCGGTGGGCAGTGCGAGCCTTGTCGACCCGGCCAACTCGGCGCTACAGGGGCGGTCGCGGGCGTCGGCCCGCCGTGTCGCCGCGCGCGCAGCCGGCCCTGGCGAGACGACACTAATTCCGTCGGTGGCGCTGCTGGACGTCTACGACTGGCCGTCCGGAAAAGCGCAGAGGCTGTCGCTGAATATTGGCATGAACGTCCGGGGCATCTATCACCGGCTGTCTGTGACGCAGGCCTCGATCGGGAAGCCGGCGCCCGGCGACCTGCTCATCATCGCCCTGCTCATCGTGTCGGCGCTGTTCCTGATCATCGAGGTCGGCGCCGCCGTCACCGGCATGGCGCTGGCCCGATCGATCACCGGGTCGGTGCACGAGTTGTTCGCCGGGACTGAACGCGTGCGGCAGGGCGATTTCGGCCATCGCATCGCGGTCCGCGCCAGAGACCAGCTGGGCGAACTGGCCGATTCGTTCAACCTGATGACCGCCAGCATCGAGGACCTGTTGCGGCAGTCAGCGGAAAAGAAACGACTCGAAGAAGAAATGCGGCTCGCCAGGGAGAGCCAGATGTCGCTGCTGCCGCGAGGCCCGCTCGAGATCCCCGGCATGCGGGTGGCGGCCGTCTGCGTTCCTGCCCGCGAGGTCGGCGGCGACTATTACGACGTGCTGCCGCTGCCTGATGGCCGGGTCGGCATGCTCATCGCGGACGTGTCGGGCAAAGGCATGTCGGCGGCCCTGTACATGGCGGAGTTGAAGGGTCTCATCCTCTCGCTCAGCCAGATCCATCAGTCGCCGCGCGAGCTGCTGATCGCGGCCAACCGCCTGATCTCGGAACATCTGGACAGCCGGAGCTTCATCACCATGACGTACGCCGTCATCGATCCGGCTGCGCGGACGATGACCTATGCGAGGGCCGGCCACACACCGCTGATGTACCTGCCCAACAGCGCATCGACCGACGGGAGGGCGAGGATTCTCGTGCCGGATGGAATGGTGCTCGGACTGCGCCTCGACAATGGCGAGCGTTTCACCTCGCTGCTGGAGGAAGCCACGCTCTCACTCGACTCTGGCGACCTGCTCGTGTTCTTTACCGACGGCATCAGCGAGGCCATGAACGATCAAGCCGAGTGCTTCGGCGAGCCACGGCTCGGACAGCTCATCGAGGAACATGCTCACCTGTCGGTCGAGGAGCTGCGCGAGCGCATTCTGCGCGAGATCGAGGCCTTCGTCGGAGGGGCGCCGCAGCACGACGATATGACGCTCATCCTGATCGAGGTGGATGGCGACCAGCAGATCGAGCAGGTCCATGGCTGA
- a CDS encoding divalent-cation tolerance protein CutA, producing MEPSDVVIVLTTLPDGTDAGAFARTLVDEHLAACVSASGEMRSVYRWEGGVTEDVERQVIIKTTASRVQDLQARLTSLHPYSVPEFIVLTATDGSADYLAWVRHSVVA from the coding sequence GTGGAGCCGTCCGACGTCGTGATCGTGCTCACCACGCTGCCAGACGGCACCGACGCCGGCGCATTCGCCCGCACGTTGGTGGACGAACATCTGGCAGCATGCGTCTCCGCTTCAGGCGAGATGCGATCGGTTTACCGATGGGAGGGCGGCGTGACGGAGGATGTCGAGCGGCAGGTGATCATCAAGACCACCGCAAGCCGTGTCCAGGATCTGCAGGCCAGGCTGACGAGCCTGCATCCCTACTCGGTGCCCGAATTCATCGTGCTCACGGCGACCGACGGCAGCGCGGACTACCTGGCGTGGGTTCGGCACTCCGTCGTTGCCTGA
- a CDS encoding septum formation initiator family protein: MTATRITTAGLANIRKGDRGRRRLLIGLGFVVCFLVVNGIVGEHGAFALMQARAQYAELALTVDKARAENARLREEARRLLTDPAAIEEIARRELGLIKPGEKLFIIRDVPAAKKH, encoded by the coding sequence ATGACTGCCACGCGCATAACCACGGCTGGTCTTGCGAATATCCGGAAGGGTGATCGTGGCCGTCGTCGCCTTCTGATTGGCCTCGGATTCGTCGTCTGCTTCCTGGTGGTCAACGGCATCGTCGGCGAGCACGGCGCGTTCGCACTGATGCAGGCGCGGGCGCAGTATGCGGAACTGGCGCTCACCGTCGACAAGGCAAGGGCGGAGAATGCGCGACTGCGGGAAGAGGCTCGCCGCCTGCTGACCGATCCGGCCGCCATCGAGGAAATCGCGCGGCGCGAGCTCGGGCTCATCAAGCCGGGCGAGAAGCTCTTCATCATCCGCGACGTGCCGGCCGCGAAGAAGCACTAA
- the gatB gene encoding Asp-tRNA(Asn)/Glu-tRNA(Gln) amidotransferase subunit GatB gives MYEPVIGLEVHAQLQTASKLFCGCATAWAALPNTQTCPVCLGLPGALPVLNARAVDLAVMAALALGCRVQRESVFARKNYFYPDLPKGYQITQYDRPLALDGHLQWIDDGQPYQVRIVRVHLEEDAGKSLHEGFADADRATCLDFNRSGLPLIEIVTAPDLGSAHDAAECFRHLRALLVATGVSDGNMERGNLRCDANVSVRVRGDATLGSRTEIKNLNSFRFLEHAVAHEIDRQIRVITHGGSVDTETRLWDERAGETVLMRGKEDAHDYRYFPEPDLPPLVVGDESIAALRASLPELPGALREHLASRYGVMGDDLDFLTGSPGLAALFEQTVADGADPAAAATWIRGELARRLHESGCPIQALKVTPSSLAHLIAMVSSGTLSNSAAKQVLARMCKTGETPDAVAAAEHLAQESDVDALRLLVDDVLAKYPEQVAQFRAGRHGVAGFLVGHVMKASQGRANPRLVDQLVRERLTGTGSS, from the coding sequence ATGTACGAACCAGTCATCGGCCTCGAGGTGCATGCCCAGCTGCAGACAGCGTCCAAGCTGTTCTGCGGTTGCGCGACGGCCTGGGCGGCTTTGCCCAATACGCAGACGTGCCCGGTGTGCCTCGGGCTGCCGGGCGCCTTGCCCGTCCTCAATGCGCGTGCGGTCGATCTGGCGGTGATGGCCGCCCTCGCGCTCGGGTGCCGCGTGCAGCGCGAATCGGTCTTCGCGCGCAAGAACTACTTCTATCCAGACCTGCCGAAGGGCTATCAGATCACCCAGTACGATCGTCCGCTCGCGCTCGACGGGCACCTGCAGTGGATCGATGACGGACAGCCGTACCAGGTCCGCATCGTTCGCGTCCACCTGGAGGAGGACGCCGGCAAGTCGCTCCACGAGGGCTTTGCGGATGCCGATCGCGCGACCTGCCTCGATTTCAACAGAAGCGGGCTTCCGCTCATTGAGATCGTGACAGCGCCCGATCTCGGTTCCGCGCACGATGCCGCAGAGTGTTTTCGCCATCTCCGCGCTTTGCTTGTCGCCACGGGCGTGTCGGATGGCAACATGGAGCGGGGCAATCTGCGTTGCGACGCGAATGTGTCGGTCCGCGTCCGGGGCGACGCCACGCTTGGCTCACGGACCGAAATCAAGAACCTGAATTCGTTTCGCTTCCTCGAGCATGCGGTGGCGCACGAGATTGATCGCCAGATCCGGGTCATCACCCACGGCGGGTCGGTCGATACCGAGACGCGGCTCTGGGACGAGCGCGCGGGCGAGACGGTATTGATGCGGGGCAAGGAAGACGCGCACGACTACCGGTACTTTCCGGAACCCGATCTGCCGCCGCTGGTCGTTGGCGACGAATCGATTGCGGCATTGCGGGCGTCGTTGCCGGAGCTGCCCGGTGCGCTGCGCGAGCATCTCGCGTCGCGTTACGGCGTGATGGGCGACGACCTGGACTTTCTCACCGGGTCGCCGGGGCTGGCGGCGCTGTTTGAACAGACAGTTGCCGACGGAGCCGACCCCGCCGCGGCGGCCACCTGGATTAGAGGTGAGTTGGCCCGCCGGCTGCACGAGAGTGGGTGTCCGATCCAGGCTCTGAAGGTGACCCCCTCCTCACTGGCGCACCTGATTGCGATGGTGTCGTCGGGGACGCTGTCGAACTCGGCCGCCAAACAGGTGCTGGCCCGCATGTGCAAGACCGGTGAGACGCCTGATGCGGTGGCGGCCGCTGAGCATCTCGCGCAGGAATCGGATGTCGACGCGCTTCGGCTGTTGGTCGACGACGTCCTGGCGAAGTACCCCGAGCAGGTCGCCCAGTTCCGGGCGGGGCGCCATGGGGTTGCCGGCTTCCTGGTCGGCCATGTGATGAAAGCCAGCCAGGGTCGGGCCAACCCGAGGCTGGTCGACCAGTTGGTTCGCGAGCGCCTGACCGGCACCGGATCGTCTTGA